The Pseudonocardia sp. HH130630-07 DNA window GACTGCCGCGCGAGCGGGGTGACGGCCCGTGCCGTCGCGGCCGACGTCACCCGGACCGAGGGCGTCGAGCGGTTGTTCGACTCGGCCGCGGCGATGCCGTCCCCGTTGGCCGGTGTGGTCGTCAACGCGGGCGGTGCGCCGTCGCAGCAGCGCCTGGAGGACATGAGCGACGAGCGGATCGACGGGGTGCTCGCGCTCAACCTCCGGGCCCCGCTGCTCTGCTCCCGGGAGGCGGTGCACCGGATGTCACCGCGCTACGGCGGCCACGGCGGCGTCCTCGTGCACGTCACGTCCCGGGCCGCGGTGCTGGGATCGCCCGACGAGTGGAACGACTACGCCGCGGCGAAGGCCGGGGTCGAGTCACTGGTGGTGGGGCTCGCGAAGGAGGTGGCGGCCGACGGCATCCGGGTGGCCGCGGTGCGCCCGGGGCTGCTGGACACCGACTTCCACGCGCGGGCCGGGGAACCGGACCGGGTGGGGCGGGTCGCCCCGACGATCCCGATGGGACGGGCCGGGCGGCCGGACGAGGTGGCGACGGCGATCGCGTGGCTGCTCTCGGACGAGGCGAGCTACGTGACCGGGTCGGTGCTCGACGTCAGCGGCGGGCGCTGAGCGGGTCTCGCCCGGGGCGGGGACCCCGGGCGCGCGGGGAGCGGACGCCTCAGGCGGACCGCGGGGTGCGCATGAAGCCGATCCAGGACCGGCGGCGGACGGCGCGGCGGGGCGAGCCGGAGGCCTCCTCGCAGAGCACGCACCCGGCCCCGGGCGGTGACGCGAGCGAGGCGGGCAGCACGATGTGACCG harbors:
- a CDS encoding SDR family oxidoreductase, with protein sequence MDGVRSRTTVLVTGASRGVGAATARLLASRGHDVLVGHRASPDDAEAVVADCRASGVTARAVAADVTRTEGVERLFDSAAAMPSPLAGVVVNAGGAPSQQRLEDMSDERIDGVLALNLRAPLLCSREAVHRMSPRYGGHGGVLVHVTSRAAVLGSPDEWNDYAAAKAGVESLVVGLAKEVAADGIRVAAVRPGLLDTDFHARAGEPDRVGRVAPTIPMGRAGRPDEVATAIAWLLSDEASYVTGSVLDVSGGR